Genomic window (Melioribacteraceae bacterium):
TACAGATGTTCTTCGCTTTCAGCTTACCCACAGAACAAATAAAATTGAATATGGAAAAAGTGAAAAATTTAAGGTTGAAGAGACTTCGACGCTTATAAAATTTTTTACGCCAAGCGTAAATTTATTGATCGATAAAAACAGTTATCGTATTTCAATTCAGCGAAAGGAAGAACTACTTTTTTCGCAAGAAGTCTTCCTTTTACAAAATTCCCACAATAATAAATTCAGTATTGTTACAGAGATGGGAAAGGAGGAACATTTTTACGGGTTCGGTGAAAAGTTTAATGGTCTAGATCAGAGAGGTAAAAATGTGGTGATGGAATTGGATGATGCATATATGTCCGAAAATCATCTGACATATAAATCGATTCCATTCTTTATCTCTTCAAAAAAATATGGGGTGCTTGTTAATTCTACAAAACGTGTTGTTTTTAATATGGGTAATTTAAAACAAACGGAATATGATTTCGAAAATCCAGCTCCTGTAATTGATTATTATATTTTTAGCAATGAAGATCCGTTAGAAATAATGAGGCAGTATACAAGTATTTCCGGAAGATCTCCATTAGTTCCTAAATGGTCGCTCGAACCATGGTTATCGCGTAGGAGAATCACAGGCTGGAATTCTCCCAAGAATGCTGAAGCTGATATTGATATGATTATTAAGCATGGTTTTAGATTGGGCGTAATATTATGGGAAGGTATTAGGGTTATGTTTGAAGAGCCTCGACAAACAGATATGTTAAAACTTTCCGATAAGTGGCATCGTTTGGGTCTGAAGCAAGTTTCATGGGATTATTCTGGACATATCCATAAAGATACCCACCTTATTCAACCTGTTAAAAAAGATTACTTCCTTCAATTTAAAGATGGAGAATTTTGTTTAGGACATAGAACTGGAGCAAATGTTTATATCAATCCAACTAATAAGGAAGCGATGGATTGGTGGGTAAAAAATTTGTACGAAATTAGATTCTTGAACAAAAATGGTTTAGCTAGCCCAAACGCTTGGAACCTTGATGGTGTAAAAATTGATTTCTGCGAACTTTTCCCGAAGCATGCTGACAGCTTATTGAATGTTGATAATTCTATTGGGATGCATAATTTTCAATCTGTGTCATTCTCTGAGCAAATTTATAATTGGCTTCAAACTGTAAAACCTGATGGTGGAATAACCTGGGTTAGAGGAGGAGGGCTTGGGCTTCAAAAGGTAGGTTTTGCTTGGGGAGGTGATAGAGGACGAACATTTGACCAGCTCAGAGGAACTGTAGTTGCATCGCTGGGGGTTTCCGTTTGTGGAGTTTCTTTAATTGGTCATGATTTGGGAGGTTACCGTGGAGGTAATTCATTAATAGAAAGAAAAGTATTTATTCGCGGGGTTCAATATGCCGCATTCAGTCCATCTTTTCATGATCATGGCAGTGCACCGGGACCTTGGGAACAGAATGAATATGGAATTGATAATTATCGTTTCTATTCAAGAGTACGGTATAACATTCTCCCCTATTTATATAATTACGTCAAAGTTTCGCATGATATAGGGATACCATTAATGCGCACATTATTCATGCATCATCCGAACGACAAAAAAACTTATAGCATCGATGATGAATATTATTTGGGAGAAGATCTTTTAGTTGCACCAATTTTAACCGAGGCAAATGAAAGAAGTATCTATTTGCCGGAAGGAAAGTGGATCAGTTTTTGGGACCAATCAAAGTTTGAGGGTAATAACAATATAAACTACAAAACTGAATTAAATCGAATCCCGGTTTTTGCTAAAGCGGGGACAATATTACCCTTAGAATTAAATGACGAAATGGAGATAGGAGGAATTTTTCCTCATGATCAGAAAAATAGTTTACTGCTTTCCTTTAGAATGTTTGATGGGGAGAGAGCGAAATTATCCTTGTTTCATAATTCGAATGATATTGAAATATCAAAAAGTAAAAAGGGCAGTAGAATAATTGCAGAAGTAAAAAATATAACTCAAAAATTTGGTCTTTTGTTTGATGGAATTATGCCAATCAAGGTATCTGTAAATGGTCAAGAATCAGCTAACCTAAACGATGAAAAATTTAGTGAAGCATCTGACGGTTGGATCTTCAATAAAAAATTTAATCAGCTGCTGATCAAAGTAAATCACAAGACCGGTGAAAATAATTATAAAATTGAGATTGATGAATTTGTTATTCATGAATTCGATAAGAGTAATTCATCTTTAAATAAATTAAACAAACCCATAATTCAAAATAGTGATGCATGGGAGAATGCGGTCGATATATCATTTTCATCTGATAGAAATGCTGAACATTATTTAGTGAAGTACTGGAAAGAGAATACTCCTCAAAACTTCATCTCGGTAAAAGTTGCACAGTCCCCAATTACAATTCGGAATCTTAAAAATGGTGAAAAATATTGTTTCACGGTTATAGCTGTTAATGATAATTTAAAATCGGACGAATCAGAAATTTCAACTGCAATACCTGAAAAGAAGAATTCATTTTTTAAACCTAAGAATGGGGATCTATTTTTAAATGCAGAAAGATATTTAAGAAAAATATCCGCTAGTGACTCGTCAGTAAATTATACTTATGGTTTATCAATTCCCGAAAAAAATAATTATTCGGTTTGGTTAAAGGTTCAGAAAGGGCATTCCCACTTTTTATATTATAGATGGTATAAAATAGGTGAAGTTGAATTTAGCGAAGGAATAAATTATTTCACACTTCATGCACGTACTGAAGATATACAACCCGGAATTTTTTATTTCTCAAATGATAAAGAGGCAAGTCCAAGTTTGAAAGAAGAGCAATTTGGTGATTATGATGAGATGAATTTCAACATTCAAAATGAAAAAACTTTATACTATAGGTAGCGCAATTGTATTAACAAATTAGCACTTTTTTGATAAACCCAATAAATATTTACTATTTTGAACGGGTAAAATCTTATTAATAAATAGGGTTTAAGTTCATTAATCAAATTGGAAACACATAGTAATTGTAAATATTAATTTTCTCAAACAGGTCAATCATTGAAAGTCATTCTAAAATTTAAAAATTGCTTAGGTAATTCAACACACTTTTCAAGTGAGTATGGGTTATCTAATAAACTATTCGCTACATTATTTATTTTATTTTTAGTTGCGTTTATTCAGCCAAAATTATTTGCCGATGCAATCAATAATTACACTCCAAAGTATTCAAATCCATTTACCGAGCCTTGGCGCTGGCAAGGATTTCCTGAATTAATTGGGAAAGGGTGCCGTGTTATGGTTGAGGATCCAAATGGTCATTTGTGGTTTGGAATTAATGGAGGCGTGCTCAAATATGATGGAATGAATTGGAAGCATTACCCTATCTCAGAGGATTCGGCGGAAATACCGGTTGTATCATTATGTATTGTGAGCGATGGCTCGCTTTACGCCGGTTCTTCAAAAGGTGTGAGTGTTTTAAAAAATGGAAAGTTTAATGATTTAAAGTTAGATCTGAATTTTGGTGATCAATTGGAGCACCCTTATAATAAGGTGCCAATAATAGAAGCGTCTGATAAAAGTATTTGGATTGGGAGCCATCAAGGCGCTATACGGGTTAAGGACAATAAAATTTCTCTCTATAGAGAGAATGGAATTTATTCTGCTCCGGCAAAATTTGGGGAGTTAAAGAATCAACCTCAGTTTGATGTATATAGTATATTCGAAGATAGGGGAGGCAAATTATGGTTTGGCATGCGAGACGGCCGAATCTATCAATTTATACATAATAAAAAAAATAGTTTGGAAAAACCGGTTTGGTATAGAGTAGATATGGAGAAAGGTTATCTAACCACAAAATTTCCTCTAATAAAAATTACTAGTAAGGGAATTGTATATATAGTAAGCGGACAAAATGATGGTGGCATTAATATTCGAAATGGACAAAGATGGTCTTTGTTCAAAGCAAAACAACAATTTGGAATTGATGACCTTTATTCTGATGTGGTTGAACTTCAAGATGGGTCTGTATGCGTTTCTGGTGTTGGAAGACTTTTAGTTTACAATTCCGGTAATTGGAAAATGTATGAAAGTACTAATCTTCCATTTGCATCAAATCGAATTATACTTTATGAGACGAGCGATCAAAACTTGTTTATAATCGGCTTAGGTAATGAAGTATGGAGAATTGAATTATCCAATAAAAGATGGGCGACTTTAAAAGGAATTAGTTTTCAAGCAGAGGATAATGCTGGGAATAAATGGTTTATTACAGTTGATGGTTCTATTGTTAAGAGCGATTCAAAAATGAAGCGATGGGTAAATTACAGTAAATATGATGGGGTAATAGATGTACCTGTTGCATTATTTGTTTCTAATAATGGCTTAATTTGGGTAGCCGGTAGTGATAAACAGAATGCGGCTACTGCTTGTTTTGACGGTCAAAAATGGGTTAAGCAAATTCATCCAAAACTTGGATGGGGAATTGACCGCCGTGCTGTTTTTGAAGCATCGGACGGTTCATTGTGGTTTGGTTCTGCCTCAGATATTTCAACAGCAAAAGGGCAAAGAGGAGGTCTTGTTAGATATTACAATATCGATAATCCCGAAAAAATCAATTTTGAATATCATTATTCAGATGAGAATTTTAAGCTAACAGGGATTTATGGTATTGGTGAAACAGCTGATGGTACAATTTGGGTAGGGCAGTTAGGGTTTTATAAATTAGAAAAGAAAAACCAAAAATGGAGCCGAATTCTTACACCAGCAGGATTAAATGCAAGTTTTATTGATTGTATCGGTACATCTCCAACCGGAGATATTTGGGTTGGTACCAGGACTAATGGAGTATATTTCCTAAATCACTTGACAGGTCAGTGGAATCATTATACTGTTGATGATGGATTATCGAGTAATACGATTATTAATATTTTTGTGGAGTCGAACGATAATGTTTGGGTTGCTACGAACCGTGATATTTCTCATTTCGATGGACTTAACTGGACCAAAAATTCATTTCATAGTTTTTTAAAACCAAAAATGGATGGGATTTCAGTAAAATCTACCAAGGATGGAGGTTTGTGGGTTGATCAGAATCTTCCATCATGGTACAGAAAAGGATTATATACTGATACTTTTTTAGGCGATACTGAAGATAATTTTATGACAACACTTTATTATACCGATAAAGATCCACCCCAAACTATAATAACTTTTTCTCAAGCAAAAATTGCTCAACCTGGTAACGTTATTTTATCATGGACTGCAAATGATCCCTGGAAATTAACACCGGTTGAACAAATTCAATATTCTTACAGAATAGATAATGGCGAATGGTCGAGCTATACTTATAAAACCAGTGATATATTCTTGTCTCTATCGGCAGGAGAACATACATTTGAAGTAAAAGCCAGAGATAAAGATTTTAATGTGGATCCAACGCCTGCTAAAATTACTTTTTATGTTACACCTCCCACATGGGCTCAGCCATGGTTTATTTTGTTGATATTCAGTTTTCTCGCAATCATAACATTTTTTATAATTCATCTTTACAGACGAAATCAAATTATCCAAAGAATGTCTGAAACTAAAGTTCGTCTTTTTGCTAACATTTCACATGAATTACGAACTCCATTAACTTTAATAATGGGTCCACTTATTAAAGTACTGGAATCACCAAATTTGAGCAATGAACTTAAAAAGCCATTAAATCTGGTGAATAGAAATTGCCACCGGCTGCTGAGGTTGATCAATCAAGTGTTGGATTTTAGGAAAATGGAAGCGGGGCAATTAAAGTTTGAACCGAAACGTGGAGATATTATAGAATTTTTGAGAGAAGAAGTTGCAGTATTCAATGAACTTGCTGAATCCAAAAAAATTGACTTAAAAATAATTACTGAGATTGAAAGACTCGAAATTTGGTTTGACCCCGATAAGCTAGAGAAAATAATTTTTAATTTATTATCCAATGCCATGAAGTTTACACCTCATCATGGTTCGGTATCAGTTTTAATTAATAAAATCGACACGAGCAAGTCATGCTCATTCGATACTGGAGTAGGCAGGATCATTAAATTCAGCGAATGGCTCGAAATATTAATTAAGGATAACGGAATTGGAATTTCGAGAAGAAATTTGGAGAAAATATTCGACCGGTTTTATCAGGTACAAGATCATCATAAAACTGCTGTAGGCGGTACAGGCATTGGATTGTCGGTGACCAAAGAAATGGT
Coding sequences:
- a CDS encoding response regulator; the encoded protein is MKVILKFKNCLGNSTHFSSEYGLSNKLFATLFILFLVAFIQPKLFADAINNYTPKYSNPFTEPWRWQGFPELIGKGCRVMVEDPNGHLWFGINGGVLKYDGMNWKHYPISEDSAEIPVVSLCIVSDGSLYAGSSKGVSVLKNGKFNDLKLDLNFGDQLEHPYNKVPIIEASDKSIWIGSHQGAIRVKDNKISLYRENGIYSAPAKFGELKNQPQFDVYSIFEDRGGKLWFGMRDGRIYQFIHNKKNSLEKPVWYRVDMEKGYLTTKFPLIKITSKGIVYIVSGQNDGGINIRNGQRWSLFKAKQQFGIDDLYSDVVELQDGSVCVSGVGRLLVYNSGNWKMYESTNLPFASNRIILYETSDQNLFIIGLGNEVWRIELSNKRWATLKGISFQAEDNAGNKWFITVDGSIVKSDSKMKRWVNYSKYDGVIDVPVALFVSNNGLIWVAGSDKQNAATACFDGQKWVKQIHPKLGWGIDRRAVFEASDGSLWFGSASDISTAKGQRGGLVRYYNIDNPEKINFEYHYSDENFKLTGIYGIGETADGTIWVGQLGFYKLEKKNQKWSRILTPAGLNASFIDCIGTSPTGDIWVGTRTNGVYFLNHLTGQWNHYTVDDGLSSNTIINIFVESNDNVWVATNRDISHFDGLNWTKNSFHSFLKPKMDGISVKSTKDGGLWVDQNLPSWYRKGLYTDTFLGDTEDNFMTTLYYTDKDPPQTIITFSQAKIAQPGNVILSWTANDPWKLTPVEQIQYSYRIDNGEWSSYTYKTSDIFLSLSAGEHTFEVKARDKDFNVDPTPAKITFYVTPPTWAQPWFILLIFSFLAIITFFIIHLYRRNQIIQRMSETKVRLFANISHELRTPLTLIMGPLIKVLESPNLSNELKKPLNLVNRNCHRLLRLINQVLDFRKMEAGQLKFEPKRGDIIEFLREEVAVFNELAESKKIDLKIITEIERLEIWFDPDKLEKIIFNLLSNAMKFTPHHGSVSVLINKIDTSKSCSFDTGVGRIIKFSEWLEILIKDNGIGISRRNLEKIFDRFYQVQDHHKTAVGGTGIGLSVTKEMVKIHGGKIRVDSSEGIGTSFIINLPIIYEEIFEKAVEQDFVDKSEFIKLKFPENDFTEINENSDTELQNKEGKSKILIVEDHADMREYLREELEDKYEILDAVNGEDGLKKALTFGPDLILSDIMMPQMDGIEFCKKIKTDERTSHIAIILLTARSSQEHKIEGFETGADDYIVKPFHSKELQIKIHNIIETRKRLREKFSKLLQIEPSSIEITSVDQKFLKRAIDLIEKHIDDTEFSVEVFSKEIGMSRVSLYNKLKSLTNYSVQEFIFAIRLKRAAQLLRESGMSVTEIAYNVGFKDPSHFSKLFKKQFGVSPKSYVGGNTEQSKSANQQL
- a CDS encoding fibronectin type III domain-containing protein, with translation MKNPKRKSRLSIFAIVFIGFFNLNASFAFNSEEDEGYKKSGIEKVLTYSINDYGINIVGATNSNVDTIYANISFPFTDVLRFQLTHRTNKIEYGKSEKFKVEETSTLIKFFTPSVNLLIDKNSYRISIQRKEELLFSQEVFLLQNSHNNKFSIVTEMGKEEHFYGFGEKFNGLDQRGKNVVMELDDAYMSENHLTYKSIPFFISSKKYGVLVNSTKRVVFNMGNLKQTEYDFENPAPVIDYYIFSNEDPLEIMRQYTSISGRSPLVPKWSLEPWLSRRRITGWNSPKNAEADIDMIIKHGFRLGVILWEGIRVMFEEPRQTDMLKLSDKWHRLGLKQVSWDYSGHIHKDTHLIQPVKKDYFLQFKDGEFCLGHRTGANVYINPTNKEAMDWWVKNLYEIRFLNKNGLASPNAWNLDGVKIDFCELFPKHADSLLNVDNSIGMHNFQSVSFSEQIYNWLQTVKPDGGITWVRGGGLGLQKVGFAWGGDRGRTFDQLRGTVVASLGVSVCGVSLIGHDLGGYRGGNSLIERKVFIRGVQYAAFSPSFHDHGSAPGPWEQNEYGIDNYRFYSRVRYNILPYLYNYVKVSHDIGIPLMRTLFMHHPNDKKTYSIDDEYYLGEDLLVAPILTEANERSIYLPEGKWISFWDQSKFEGNNNINYKTELNRIPVFAKAGTILPLELNDEMEIGGIFPHDQKNSLLLSFRMFDGERAKLSLFHNSNDIEISKSKKGSRIIAEVKNITQKFGLLFDGIMPIKVSVNGQESANLNDEKFSEASDGWIFNKKFNQLLIKVNHKTGENNYKIEIDEFVIHEFDKSNSSLNKLNKPIIQNSDAWENAVDISFSSDRNAEHYLVKYWKENTPQNFISVKVAQSPITIRNLKNGEKYCFTVIAVNDNLKSDESEISTAIPEKKNSFFKPKNGDLFLNAERYLRKISASDSSVNYTYGLSIPEKNNYSVWLKVQKGHSHFLYYRWYKIGEVEFSEGINYFTLHARTEDIQPGIFYFSNDKEASPSLKEEQFGDYDEMNFNIQNEKTLYYR